CCAATCCGTCTCCCTTTACAAAGAGCGCTTCCAGCAGTGATAGCGCTTTATCTTCCGGTGGATTAACGTGCAGGATCAGGAACCCTTCCTTTTCCCCGCGTCTCATAGCCAGAATCCTGTGAGAAGGAGCTTCAGATACCGGTTCTTCCCAATCAAAGTAATCCTTATACTTGATCCCTTCCTCTTCCTTGCCTGGTATCACCTTTGTTTTAAAAATCCCCGAATTCGTATACAGATCACGCATTTTTGTACGGGCCGTTTGGTCCTCATTTATCCACTCTGCAATAATATCCCGCGCCCCTGCAAGGGCATCTTCTCCAGAATCAACCCCTTTCTCTGAATTTACAAAAGCGGTAGCTTCTGTTGCAGGATCTCTGGCATCCTGATCAAAGATTAGTTTTGCCAGGGGTTCCAATCCCTTTTCCCTTGCAATAGTAGCCCGTGTACGCCGTTTCGGACGGTAGGGGAGGTAGATGTCTTCCAATACCGCGAGCGACTCAGCCGCGATCAGTTTTTCTTTTAGTTCGTCAGTAAGCTGTCCCCGTTCTTCCAGTGCTTTCACAATAGCATCACGCCGTTTATCCAAATCAGCCAATTGGATAAGGCGGTCACGAATAGTAGTAATAGCAACTTCATCGAGACTGCCGGTAGCCTCTTTTCTGTATCGTGCAATAAACGGAACGGTGGCTCCCTCATCAAGGAGCAGAGCAGTTCCCCTGACCTGTTTTGGCGCCAAATGAAGTTCGCTTGCGATTTTTATAATATGTGCCTCGTTCATTTTTCTCCTCGTATCGATATATCTTTTTTTGATTTCAAAGGGATGTCATGATTATAGTAAGCTCTTTATAGTATTCAAAGGATGAAACCGTACAGTATTATAATAGGGTGGCACGGACAAACTTAGTTTGTCCGTGCTTGCTTCAAATGCCAACGTGGATAGGGAATATACCACACTGACAAACGATCCCTGCCTAAGACATACAGGGACATGGTTTGTCAGTGCCACCCTTGACTAAACGATAGTTTGATTGTAGAGGAATTTTCATGTTATGTATGCGGTCTTTCGGTAGAGACAAGGCATTGCCTTGTCTCTGCTAAATCAATGTAAATCCTGTAAATCCTGTCTAAAAATAATTTAAAAATTAACAACTACCATTCCGGCTTCTTTTTGTCTGCAATTATTTCAACCCTTTAGGCTTGAAGTACCGTGATTAACAATCGAAACCGAACAGTATACAAAGAGACGCAAGATTTTACGTCTCTCCGTATGGGTTATGTTCTTGATACACGCTGGTATATTCGGTTTTATTCGTGGAATGTGCTATAGTATATGAAAAATAAATGGCTTGGTCAAATAGTATGGAATTTTTTCTTTCAATCAGGAATACCAATTCTATTCGGCGAAACTATGCTTCCTTTTATTAGCGGGAATTTTAAATATCTTAACCCGGACAGGCCCCTGCGAAATTTGATGCGGGATGTTGATCTTTACATCAACACTCGTATTCCATTGTCCGGCCAGGTATACGAGATCATTTACGGCATCTTCAGGTTTAATAACTGCTTTCCATGAATAGTTTTCTATCATTTTATTCCTCCTTAACCCAACCGCTATTAAATGAAATATGTTCAAAACCGGTTGATGGTAGTGTTTTTAAAAGCTCATTAACAGCAACTCTTACTGCATTGTTTACAATTGACTGGAATTGACTGGAGACAATCTTTTCAACAATTTGGCGTATTTGTTCGGGGGTAACTTCAGGGGGCAGAGCGGGGATATTAATAGACGGAAATGAGATGTTGCTTACGTTTAAAGAAACTTGAGGCTGAGATTGTCTTAATCTGCGTACCAGTAAACTTTTCCGGTAGATATCAAGCCTGTTCATACTTTCAACGCATGCAAGACTCAGGTCATTCCATGTATTCTCATCCAGGCCATTTGCAATGAGATACTCTTCGGGCATGAAAGGTTTATCTAAGAGAAATAATGCATTATATTCCTCATAAAGAGACCATAGTTCATCTGAAATTCCGGCATCCTCGGCTTTGACAATTTGTTCTAAGCCAAGCTGTTTTATGGCTTCCGTTCTGTGTATCGTATGACTATGAGAATAGATTTCAGATGATAATCTCCGTACTATCTCCCGATTCTTTTCCTCATCAAAGGGATTTGCCCTTGTACCAAGAAGACGCGATGCTACTAATTCTGTTTGTTCAAGTATCCTGCTTACGGTGCCAAGCGCCAGAGGATGAACCTTATTAGTAAGTTGTTCAAAACCCCGCATTTTTTCTTCAGGTCTTTCACAGCCTATCTTTTGAAGGAGATCAAAGTAGCCAGTTACATCTTCTACCGAAATTGGTAACCGGTCATTCGTTTTTTTCTCCCGTGGATTATAGGGTCCGTTATTAAGGGTTATATCAATTGGGCCCAACTCCGCCTTTTTCGTCATTACGATCTCATCTGCGCCAATTGCTATGAGTGTTGCTGCGCTATGGGCCCTGTAAGGTATGAGAACGCTAAAAGACCCCTCCCTGCAATACTCCCGGAACGTGGAAGCGATTGTCCAGGGGACATCGCTATGGCCTCCTCTGCTATAAAGGAACAAATCCATTTTAGACCTCTGAGAATCTTCAATTCCTAAAATATGCTTATGAAGAATGGGGACGATATCTGTGGAGATAGAAAATCCTAAATTAGGGCGATCACTTGTCAGAAAAACAATTAGTCTTGAATTCCTCTTTTCCTCAATTCTTCTTATTAAATCCTTTCTTTTATCCCTCGACACATACCCTCCTTTTGACTTTAGACCATATGAGAATAAACTTCCTTGTTTTGACTATACTGGGTTTTAAATAAGCAAAACAAATGCCCAAACAATGTTTTTTATAATCTCGTAATTTCTTTAACAGTAATTACTCTGTATTACGGTAAAAAAATAAAATATCCCTATTTTTCAATCCGCCTTTCCGTGTATCTGATAATTATGCTTGACAAGGGGGTATACTTTTATTTAATAATACTACCTTATTTAATTTTTATAAATATTCTGCAAGGTTAATATAAATACTTTCTTGCCAAAGCATTTTCTTAATATTCCGGTAGCGTATAAACTAGGGATAAAGTGGGCAGGCTATTTGCCAACATTTCTGTCGTATGCCATCTCCCGAAGCATAGCAGATATTAGCTACGTATTTTACAAGTCAGCGGTAAAGAATGTTAAACAAAACCTTCGATTGGTATTTCCTGCCTTTTCAGAAAAGAAACTCTCGTGCATAACGAGGAGCCTTTTTAGAAACTATAGCAAATATCTTATAGACTACGGCAGATTTGCACATTTACAGAAAAGCGCAGTAATCGGGCAAATTGCTTGTTATAAAGGGAAGGAAAATCTCGATGCTGCATTACAAATGAATAAGGGATTGCTTGTGCTTACCGCACATCTTGGCAATTGGGAATTAGGAGGTATATTCTTTGGGAGTTATGGATTAAAAACAAATGTATTAACACTGCGTGACGAAAATCCGGAAATAGATACTATCCGCAAATGGTACCGAGAGGCATACGGTGTTAAAACCATTACGGTAGGCGATTCTCCATTTTCTCCTATAGAGATGGTGAGAGCGCTCAACAATAATGAGGTTATTGCCATGCTGATTGATCGGTATCATACCGGATCGGATAGTATTACCATAAACTTTTTTCATAAACCTGTTCCCTTCCCAAGAGGCCCGTTTATCCTCAGTAGATTAACAGGCGCTCCAGTTGTTGTTGCTTTTGTTGTAAGAGAAAAAAACGTATACAAAGGTATTATTAAAGGGCCTTTTGTGGTAACACATGAAAATGAAGAGTATGAAATACTTGAAAAAGTTGTAAAAATACTTGAAGATACTATAGTTATGTACCCTGATCAGTGGTATAATTTTATAAAGATATAGCATGTATGATTATGTAAGAAAAAGTTTGTGAGGTAATATGTTAAGAATAAAAATAATGAGTAGTTGTTTGTTTTGCATGGCTGTGCTTGCTGGTTTTATTTTTTCTTCCTCCCTTAAGGCATCAACTCATGTTGCTCAGGAGGTAACCCTTTCTGATAAAAAAAGAATATTTGAGAGATTAAGGGAGCTTACGAAAGACACCGATTCAATAACTGCTACGGTTAATCAGGAGAAACAACTTTCTTTGCTGAAAGAGAAGGTGTGTATTGATGGAACGGTAATTATGAAAAAACCCAATATGTTCAGATGGGACATTGCCAAACCTGACAAATCTGTCATCGCTATTGATGGCGAGACCATGACAGTCTATCATCCTGAGATCAAAGAAGCACAGGTATATAATCTTACCGGAAATCTTATAGCACGTAATACCATGCGCTTCCTCACCATGACGATGTGGGGATCATTAACGGAAATAGAAAAAAATTTTACCATGGATATACTGCGGCAGGGAGATGAAATAATTTTTCATCTGGAACCTCTGTCTGAAATGATAGGCCGATACTTATCATCTATTATTATATATTATGATGAAGAGACGGGGTTTCCACGGAGTTTCGAGATAAATACCTCAAAAGGTGATAAGACGGTAACCAGATTGTCGAATATAAAAATTAATCCTGAAGTTAAAACCGGAACCTTTAAAATAAAGTTGCCAGAAGATATCCGGATAACAAATAACCTTGAGCCAAGCCATTGTATCACTGAATAATGATTACGGTTATTAAGCTCATTATTGTTATAACGATAAGTATCTTCTGTATTTACTTCTATCCATATCTGAATTTCCATAAGATCGGTATCTTTGTGAAAGAAAACAGGATAACTGCTCCCTTCATTTTTATCTTACTCACTGCATTAAGACCTATTCTTTTCTTCCTCCCATCAATGGGTTTAACGATCGTAGCAGGTATGCTCTTTGGCACTGTTTGGGGTACTGTGTATGTAATTATTGGCGGTGTATTTTCAACATTGATAGGATTTTATTTTGCAAGATGGCTTGGAAGAGGAATCGTTGAAAAACTGGTAGAGAAGAATAAGCTGTTCAGAAGGGTAGAGAAGAGATCAAGGGATTATGGAAAAAATGCGGTGCTCTATATGAGGCTCTTTAATTTGCCATGGGATATGGTCAGTTATTGGGCCGGATTATCAGGGATCGATTTTAAAGATTTTTATATAGCAAGCATGATTCCCCTGGTGCCCATCAGTTTCCTCTACACCTATTTTGGCAGCCATATGTTTGCGCCAACAAGCGCAGGATTTATTATTTCGGTATCAATGCTGTTTGCCATGGGGGCAACTCCCTATGTAAAGGCGCGGTTTATGAAAAGGACATATGACTGAGAGCATAGGTGTTATAAAGCTTCCCATAAGCAGACTTCACATGGAGCTGACAAATATCTGTGATTTCTCCTGCGAGTTTTGTCCTGATTCGAGGATGAGAAGGCAAAGGGGAACGATGTCCTTTGAAATGGCTAAGTCTATAATAGATGACATCAGCAGGACAAGAATAGCGCGATTACTCTTATTTCATGTAATGGGAGAGCCTGCCTTACACCCACATTTAGTTGATATAGCCGAATATGCGCATGCTAAGCATGTGGATGTGTGTATAACGACAAATGGCAGTCGTATGAAAGGAGATTTGCTGAACGCCCTGATAAAGGCCAATATCAAAAGAATGATCGTATCACTTCAAACCCCTGATGAAAGCACCTTCTCTATGAGAGGCGCACGTGGATTATCTTTTGAAGAGTATGCAGAACATATTACATCGATAGCAAGGACATTCATACAGAAAGGCGGCGAAACTGAGTTAACGGTTAGTTTTCTTTCATCACCGTTACGGAAATTAATCATACCTGTGGCTAAAGAATTTAGTATTGCTGATACATCAAAAAAATTAAGAGAGTATCTGCGTATATGGGCTGAAAGGATATTAAGGGGTACCAGCATTGAAAATCGTTTATCCGGTGTGCTCAAACAGATAAACCGTGTGAGAAGTTTTAAGGAAAATAAGGTTGTGATAACCGATAAACTCTCTTTTCATACGCGGATTGTTGGAGACTGGGCAACACATTTTGATAGCAAGATTATAGAGGCGAGGTTTGGGTATTGTTGCGGGATACAGGAAAACTTTGGCATTTTATGGGATGGAGCTTATACCTTTTGCTGTGCAGATTATGAAGGAAGGACATCAACTCATAATTATCGCGATACATCAATTCAGGATTATTTACAGAAGGAGGTGGTGCAAAAAGTTGTAAAGGGATTCGAGAGTTTCAGGGTATTACATCCCCATTGCAGGCAGTGCCTTGGCGATAAGAGCATGCTCAATGCTTTGGTAAAACAGATAGGGTCGATTATCTATTTTAAGTGGATTAAGCAAAATTAAAAGGGGGGTTGCATGAAATCGTTGAAAGTTATGGTCTTGCTTGTTTCAGTGTTTTTGGCGCTGACTCTTACCTTAATAGCCGATGAAATTATTACCAACGATACTATTCTCACTATGGTTAAGGCTGGCCTGGGAGATGAATTGGTAATAACCAAGATTAAAACCTCACAGAATCAGTTTGATGTTTCAACGAAAAATATACTAAAGCTAAAAAATGAGGGTGTAGGAGATAATATTATCAAGGCAATGCTTGAGGCTTCAGCAAAGCAGAAAGCTGTTCAAAAAGTCAGTCCTGCAGAATCATCTCGTTCAGAACAAGGTACAGTACCTCGTGAGAAAGAACAGAAAAAATCCGGAAATGTTGATTACGATGAAAAGGATATCTATTATGCACGATGTAATTTAAAGGTAATCAAGGGTAACCGTATTACCTGGGTTAACTGGCAATCAACTCCGGTATTCATTCCGGTAGGGACTAAATTAAAAGTTGTTAAGTCTGGTGATACTGCGTCAGTGATAAACGTTGAGACTGGTAGCAGCTATACATTAGATATTGGAGGGGATGGTGATGCATTGCTTGAAAAATTTGTCACAAAAAAACCTATCGATATTGACCAGTTTCCTGCTGATGTCCAGTCTAATATCAGAAATACTGTAGCGAGAATTGGAATGACGAAAGAAGAGGTATATATAGCAATGGGACCACCTACCAATATCTCAAGCGCCAGGACTAAAACCATGACTTACGAGGATATCATGGGCGCCGATTTATGGGTTTATGCGAGACGACGTGCCGGTAAAAGTATTGGTGTGGCGTTTGATCCGGGTACAGGCAGGGTAAACAGAACAGAAGGAATCTGGAAATAAGTCATTACTTGAGAGTAGTTACTGATATTCGTGCAAATTATAGTAGTACACTGTCAACTTAATTTATCATAATAGACCCTCTCGTATGTGTCATTGCGAGGGGTATTTTCCCGAAGCAATCTCTTTTGAAATGTCCAGGAGATTGCTTCGGACAATACCCTCGCAATGACACAGCCCCATGCAGTTGAACCGATACAAATCGTATTATCATGAATTCTATTGACCGTGTAGTAGTTGGGATAAATAGATTTGTCAAAAAACGATGAGATTCTTGCACTTGCAAAAAAGGGGATGTATGGGACTCCTTATGCGTAAGGATATTTCCTTGTAACGTTTCATGAAGTAAAGAGGCCTAGATTATGGAACATATATTAAAAGTTTCACCAAAGGGGCAGATAACGCTGCCAAAGAAATTAAGAGACGCTCTTGAGATAGAAGACGTCATTGAGATTGAACTTAAAGACCGTAAAGGAATTGTTAAAAAACCTACGACGGAAGATATTGCTGGATGTTTCAAAAAATATGCTTCGAAAAAGAAAATAACCATTGTAAAGGCTATAAAGAAAGCCACGGATATGGTTGCTCATGAAATTGCCACAAAAAATAATTGATACTAACGTGATCTTGAGGTTTTTTCTTGCGGATAATGAAAAAGAATTTCTAAAGACTAAAGAGTTTTTTGGAAAACTTGAGTTTGGAGAAGATGAAGCTTTACTGACAGAGATTGTTTTCGTGGAAGTTATATGGGTTTTGCATAAAGTCTATGGCATTCCACGAAAAGAAATTTGCTTAAAATACAAACGACTTGTTGACTACAAGGGTATAAAAACTGTTTTCAGTAAAGAGATATTCTTGGAAAGCTTAAACTTATATACATCACATTCATATAGATATTCAAGATATTTCTTTGGCAGTTTTAGCAAAGTATAGAGGCAGTCTTATAATCTCATTTGACAAAACTGATTTTAAAAAATTAAAGGCAAACTTTGTTGAACCATGAAAAAGCTTCTTTTAGTATCTCCCCTTGCCCCGAAAAGTTTTTTAGGTGGTGACTTTTATTTTCGCCTTCCAAACCTTGGCCTTTTAAAAGTCGCTGCACTTACGCCGCCTGATTGGCAGATAAGTATCATCGATGAAAAGGTCGAGACCCTCGATTTACAACAGGATGCAGACCTTGTCGGTATTACTGCTATGACCCCTGCTGTCAAACGTGGCTATGAAATAGCCGATAGCTTTAGAGCGCGGGGAATAAAAGTGATAATGGGCGGTATGCATGTATCAAAGTTACCTGATGAGGCGCTGCAGCACTGTGATAGTATAGTTGTAGGTGAGGCTGAACAACTGTGGGATAAGGTTGTTGATGATTTTAAGAGGGGTGAATTGAAAAGTATTTATCAGCACGATAACGGATACCCTTCTTTGGTAAATTATCCGGCTCCGAATTGGGGTCTCTATGAGAGGAAAAGATACCTGCCGGTACATTTTATTGAGACTACCCGCGGATGTCCACACAATTGCGAGTTTTGCTCAGTAACAGATTCCTTTGGTGGTAAGTTTAGAAATAGACCTGTTGATGAGGTGGAAAGGGAGATACAACATCTGAAGCCATTTGAGAGCAGGTTTGCTCTTAAGAATGTAGTCTTTTTTGTCGACGATAATATCATAAGCAATAGAAAACATGCAAAAGAGCTTCTGGAAAGGATTATACCCTACCACCTCAAGTGGACCGGGCAGGCATCTACCCAAATTGCAAAAAACGATGAAATCCTTGCACTCTGTAAAAAGAGCGGATGCATGGGGCTTCTGATAGGGTTTGAGACATTATCATCAAACAATCTGGTAAAAATGGGGAAGACGTTTAATACACCTGAGAATTACCTTGATGTAATTAAAAAACTTCATGATTATGGTATTGGGGTAAATGGCGCTTTTGTACTGGGATTTGACCATGATGACGAAAGCGTTTTTGACCGGACTATTGAATTTGTTATTAAGGCAAAACTTGATGTTTGTTATTTCACGATATTAACGCCGTATCCTGGCACAAGATTATATTCTCAGTTATCCCGGGAAGGAAGGATCATA
The genomic region above belongs to Candidatus Jettenia caeni and contains:
- a CDS encoding lipid A biosynthesis acyltransferase; this translates as MPKHFLNIPVAYKLGIKWAGYLPTFLSYAISRSIADISYVFYKSAVKNVKQNLRLVFPAFSEKKLSCITRSLFRNYSKYLIDYGRFAHLQKSAVIGQIACYKGKENLDAALQMNKGLLVLTAHLGNWELGGIFFGSYGLKTNVLTLRDENPEIDTIRKWYREAYGVKTITVGDSPFSPIEMVRALNNNEVIAMLIDRYHTGSDSITINFFHKPVPFPRGPFILSRLTGAPVVVAFVVREKNVYKGIIKGPFVVTHENEEYEILEKVVKILEDTIVMYPDQWYNFIKI
- a CDS encoding outer membrane lipoprotein carrier protein; protein product: MSSCLFCMAVLAGFIFSSSLKASTHVAQEVTLSDKKRIFERLRELTKDTDSITATVNQEKQLSLLKEKVCIDGTVIMKKPNMFRWDIAKPDKSVIAIDGETMTVYHPEIKEAQVYNLTGNLIARNTMRFLTMTMWGSLTEIEKNFTMDILRQGDEIIFHLEPLSEMIGRYLSSIIIYYDEETGFPRSFEINTSKGDKTVTRLSNIKINPEVKTGTFKIKLPEDIRITNNLEPSHCITE